From the Cloeon dipterum chromosome 4, ieCloDipt1.1, whole genome shotgun sequence genome, the window GGTCTTCAGAGGAGAGGCCCTGCTCGTCTTCCACTCTCAGCTTAAATACGTATTGGCCGGCAATTAATCCACTTAACTGCAATTACCAATTAGTAAATCGAGACCAGACGCAGCCAAGGGTGAATATTATTTACCATTAGGACGGGGCTGGAATCGGAGTTGTCAAGTACTTTGCCTTGTGCTAGACTAGAATCGTCTCTCGTCCACTTCCATTTGGTGACAGCCAGATCGTCTGACGATTTGCTGccgtttaatttcaaaatactcaGGGGAAGAGAGACGTTTAAATCACCACCAGCGTACGCTTTAGGCGGTGAGTTCTGGTCTGCAAAAGGTACAAAAATAGAGTTCAGATGctggagatttttttaacaaaaatacttGTTATTctccaaacaaatttaaggATAAGTTTCGAAAAACTCAGAAGTAAACAGcgttacaaattaatttcaacaaatttctagaaaataatTGGGTGATTATTGTGATATCTAATGATTATGCATTTAGCCTCAACCATACtttgaagaaatttgaataaattgaaaaaaaatcaaagataaGAGGAAAGTGCTTGTTCGGTTACCAAACTAGTAAACTAGTAAAAATTCCCCAAAAACTGCCtagcttttgattttaaaatggggaAATATAATACTTTCGCAAATTCAGTTAGAACGAACCGCAGTAAGATGGAAGTAATGATAAGAGGAGAATAATAATTCTCGTCCAAGacgcggtaaaattgcgcatggttcaacaaacacccaaattttcaatgtcgaattgattgttgcccttttcttgcaacaagtaaatattgaaatcCTACATTAAGTTAGTGcaactaatattaatttaattttgatattttttgtctcaaaaTGCATTGAGAACAAGCAGAATTGAATCAAAACAGTATATTTACTTTGCAAGACGGTTACGACTGCGCTATCATTGACGGATGCTCCACTGGACATGTCGGTGACACTCAGCCTGAATATGTAAGTTCCTCTGGTGAGCCCAGTGGCGTTTACTCTGCTACTGTTGCCTTCAGGCGGCTCAAATTTGGCAGGCAGCGGGCCCTGCTCTTGGACCCACTTCCAAGAGGTCAGCGGATCATCTGTTGCTTCTGATCCCAGGGTGACCCAATTTTTGGGAAGGTTAATTGTTATGTTGCCTCCAGCAttagctaatttttaaatttaaattattattttagatgtTAGTTTTCTATTAAAGTCATACCTGAAGGAGGTAAATGCAAAGGTTCTTTGACAAACACGTGGACTTCTGCACTTGAACTTTGTCCAGCAGTGTCAGTCACTTTCAGTACAAAAGTATAAACGCCTCCTTCAAGATCAGATAATTTTAAGTATGGAGTTCTCGTGTCctgaaaatggcaaaaattattattaaaaattaaaaaaaaagatttgattcagtcaaaaacattttttcttcggCAGTCTATacggaaaaaaggaaatttttgatttgtttactcagatttttccgatttttcatAAGATTTGCGaacatttgtaaattaaaattaatagactAAAGGTTCAAAATGAATAAGCTTAAAATTTAGGTTTAAGTTCACTTGTAGACATAAAAATTCAgtgtcaaaaattttgtatggAAATACCGTCAGTAAAATTACTTAAAGTTGAATTTCATCCTgttcccggcaaaattgcgcagcTTTCAACAAAtgcccaaattttcattctcgaaatgattgttgcccttttcttgcaacaaggaaattcgtgTTTGGTTATTAAAAGTCGCGCAATTCTATCAGGCCCAGGCcgatttgtgaaatttaaagacaAAAGATCACTATTTTTTGTAGAAAGATTTGATATGAAAATGTCACACGCATAACTATGCATCAATCCTAAGATGCTTATTGTATGAAATAGGGATAAAAAGTGACCTCTTTCTTAAATGCTCTAAATCAAACTCTTTGAAGACGTTTTAGGCGTCTCACTTGGACGCgtgcaaaaaaacatttaaaaataacaccgAGATAACagttttccatatttttcaaCCATGAAActgggattattttttttaatcttaccaaaaaatgcagagaaaatttccaaataaaaaacactgcAGTACTGACCTGCATATCAACAGCTTTGCTTGTGCTATTTTTGGTCCACTCCCAGGAAGAGATGCCCCTGTCGTCCTTGGACTGGTTCCCGTTGAGAGTAAGTGCAGTTTGAGGCAAATAAATGATGATGTCACTGCCGGCGTTCGCCTCTGGGGGATAGTCAGTCTCTTTAATGACCGTGATGCCCGCCTGCGCTTGGCTGCTGGCGCCTTGCCGGTCCTTTACAGTCAGCCTGCCAAGGCGAATTGCGCGTTAATGTTAGATCCCCTGGTGGCGACTCGTATTTGGTAAAGTTACCTGAAACTGTACTCTCCAGGAATGGATAAATTATGCAACTGCAGCATGGGACTGTCGACGGGCGCCAGCGCGTAGCCCAGCGGCCCCTGGGTCAACTCCCATTGGTAACTGACCACACCTTCGTCGTCGCTCGAGCTGGACGCGTCCAGCACAGCCTCTGAAATTGGCAACTTGACGTTTTGCTTTGCAGGGGTTACGATTGCGACTGGAGGCTGATTCACTCTTTGCTCTGAAAGTGGAAACTCagattaatatatatatatatatatatatatatatatacttgaGAAAAATACggtttgttaattttgcaatgagCTAAAACGCACTattggattttgatgaatgaAACCAGTcgggaaaaatacaaaatatttaattcttcagcatttttcctaatttgagccttttgataatttcaataaattcctATGAATGCGTTTCTATCATTTTCTGTTTGTCTCCTCCAACGTTCCGAAGATTTATCTAGAGCGAAACTAATAAGGAATATCAAGATATCATAGAAAGAATTTAATCTTTATATTAGTTATATTGTTTATTTGGGTATTAATCCCAATATTCAATCTAGTTGgctttgtttaaattataaattatttcttagaGGTCCATTTAAAGACgtcttttcaaaacaaaattatttgtcgcTTTGGCTCCTACCGTCTACAGAGTCCAGATAAAAATAAGTTctcaaactaaaattattcaatttaatagtTATTCTCTTTGCTAAGCTATCTAACGaccaataattaataaaatttagtcaaaatataattacctGGTAGAACAGAGACATTTGCAAACGCCTCTCCATGGGCGCCGCTTCCAGTGACGGTAACTTTAAACTGATAGAGCCCCTCAGACAAATGCGCAAGGCTGAGTGTGCTTGACGCCGCATTCTGCTTGGTGGCTTTGGAGCCGGCCGGCTGGCTCACGGTCTCCCAGTCGTAGTTGTAATGCTCTCCGGGGTTCTCTGCCGGCACTGTGAAGGCAGAAATGTCCACCTTGTCCTCAGGCAGCCGGATTTTCTTCGACCTCAAGGAGACGGTCAGGTGCTTCTCAGTGGGGGGCGACGGGTGCTCCACGGACGGAGGGCCGGTGCTGCTTTGCTGCACGCATTTTTCGTCCTCCTTTCGCTCCCAGCCCTCCTCGCACTTGCAAACTCCGCCTCTGCTCTTCGGATGAGTTGGTATGCAAACTTCATTCAGGGGACAGTCAGTAAGGATGCCGACTTCGCAGGACCGCACTGAACTTATCGGCAGCTGCAATGAACTATCAGCCATCATCTCTCTGAAATAATACACATATTTAGGCTGTAAAGTGAATCATTTATTGCATTACAGGGTTTGTAAAATCACTCACACAACACGTTATCTTGCAAGCAGTCATTATGCAGTAAAGAAATGGTGACTGGGTACTGGGTTTTGataagaatttatatttatttaagttaaaaataataaagcagattcaaatttgacctggaaattttatttgacagtGTTTGAGGATTAAGAacctaaatattttcaagcccATTTGgccacaaaaaataatttatgaacaAGTAATATGTAAAACAATCCCAGcaggtcaaataaaaatgttacattattggaattatttttggggcaatttatttaatgttatgAATTTCATCGAAGCCAGATTGCAAATTGATGGCGGTTCATTACAATCGTAAAGAGGAAACTTACTCGTCATCGTAGTTGTTGATGCTGATTGGTCTAACTAGAACCATTTGCGCTTTGAcgtattttttagttttcgcACAAACTGGTGCACATAAATCCTCTGTCTCGCATTGTATCTGAAGCAGAAAATTCAGGTTAGGAATGTTCATAATAAATAGTTAAACAGAATcagataatttaataaatattctaccAGCAAGaggaaatcaataataattgcaaaatattttaaatcaaaatgagGCTAAAATTATTCCATTATCTAACACAAATTTCCTAAAGGTTTCAACAGTTCAAAATTGCAACGTAAGGagatctaattaattttgaatttatgatTTACCACAAATTTTGAACAACAATTTCGTGAAATCATTTCTTTAGAAAACCTTTTCTTaactctgaatatttttaatctaagcAGCTCTCTTGtggtttctttaaaaatatgatttgttTGATAGCTAGTGTACATATTAAAGGTTAACAGTTTAAGTTCATTACCAAGAAGCATTTCTTGTCATACAGTAAAACGGCATTACAGGTCGGGGAATCACAGCAAGCGCTGGTGCATCCGTCGATGTCGCTGACGTCGTTGGCCATGGAGTAAGAGCCCGCCGACTTGTTGCCGGCAGGCATGCATCCCTTGTAAACACGGGAGCGGAGGGTTGTGCAAGTGTCGCTCCATTCGAAGTTCTGCAGGGCCCCGGTCTCTAAAAGAAACCACAGGAGCGACACTGCGAGGAAGATTTTAGCACTGTGGCCGCTCATCGTGTATCATTTCCAGCTGCAACAAAGAGCGagattgaaaattcattatcTATGTAGAACATAGGAAATGGAAATATCGCACTTCAAAACAAGAGTTAGATTTCACTTCCTGAAAACATTGATCGTTTCAAaccaaagaaaaatacattttttatccgTGTTTTTCAGCTGATAATGGAATCAGCGGAAatggataaatttaaattaacacatAAGGAGATTGACGTGGATAGGACGTCATTTTGTTTAACAACCCTAGACCTTCATATGtacataattttgatttgacaGAATCTGCGCCGTATTATAATTACCAGAATTAACCCTGTGCGACCATTGAAAGATGAAAGGGCCATACGAAAAGGCTTATTTTGACTCGTTGCTGGCGTGCTGATCTTCGTAGCAAAAGCTTTCGCCCATCCGCACAGGATACATCTGCGAAAGCTGCACCACACGCCCGGAAAgctgataataattattaaaatgctgcGACGGCGACGAATGGGAGCCCCattgcagcggcagcagcaggcagACAGATAAGATAGGGCCTTCAAAAGCAGCTGGAGCAAATGCTTTCTGTGACGTAGGACGCAAGGTGGTGCTTCTGTCAAAAACTACATCATGCAGCAGCGTACCAGCGTAGCGAAATCGGTTCCGCAGTTAGCAGCTCTCGGTTTAAAAGTCCAGGGGGGCGTAGTCACAACACGCTGGACGTCACAGAGCCTCCGATCAATAATTGGTCGCGCTGGGTCACGTGACCGCAAATCTGCGTTTTGATTGGCCGGCGGATAAATGGCACTAACGCTGTCGCCGGCGAACTCGCCAAACGCAGACGGACGGCAATTTCGGCGAGGAGAAAGAAAACCGATTATCGGCCAGGGAAATCGGTTCCGTGCACCGCGGCGAGGGGCATCTGGGGGGTCGGTGTTTGGCCCTGGCAAACAAGCGACAGTCGGAGGGCGTGCCGCGGAGTCGATCGAGACGAGGAGGAGCAAGACGAGAGTGGCTGAAGAGGCAGCGAGACGGACGAAGAAAAGCACCGACTTGGGCGAGAGAGGCGAGGAATGAGCTGAGGATGACCATGGCCGAGGACGACGTGCTCTTCGACGACGTCTACGAGCTGTGCGAGATCATCGGAAAGTGAGTGCACGAGCAAGGGCCATTTTTAAAGGGCGAGCCGCCCGCCTGCGGGGGTCAAGGCCGGCCGCGGAGCCCCTCCTCGAGGGGGTGCCGCCCTCGGCCGCTGGCGCGTTCGGTCGACTCACCTGTTCGTCTCAGGGCTGCTCTCGATCAGGGCCGGGGCGCCGAACGCTCGGCTCGATTTCCGCATTGATCGCGCGGCGGGCGTGCACCTGCTGGGGCCGACACTGACACTACTCCGCGATTGTTATTATTGCTGCCAGTTTGGCCCGCTTCGAACCCGTATCTTCCTCCTTTTTGCACCTGCCCTGCACACCTTTCATCTTTTTTGATTGGACGCGAGCGGCAACGGCAGCTCTCGTACTCCGATACacatatttttatctgctAGCTGCACTTTaatctctgctgctgctgctgctggtgcacCCGAGTGGTAAAACACACACCGTACTCTTGAGAGGGATTGGATGGGAGCCCTCTGCTTTTGCTCGAGTGCTTTTTTGCGGCAGATTACTTCTTTTCAAACCGACCAGATTCCCGCGACTCCTGTTATTTTTGCTCGGCCTCGTGTTGTTTTCTCCAACCGACCGCTTCAATCCGGTTTTCTGCTGCGCTCTTTCAGTCAGACGTCTCGAGTCCCGGTCGGGAAAACTATTACCAGCACAAAGACTGGGAATTGCACTTTGTGTTGCTGTTCTTTGaccaaattaaacaaaatgttccGCCATTTCCGTCTTCAGCGCCGTGGGAAACTCGCAGATGcttaaatttcatgaattaaatgaaaatcttgaattttctTCGTCTGGAATCGgcttaaatatttgtttgtaatttttttgctacTAAAGTtgctatttaatattttttttgctactTCACCTTCTAAttttataaactaaaatataatatatttctttttaagtatatagataatttaaaaaatatttgatttttccttttcctagGAAAT encodes:
- the LOC135943616 gene encoding dyslexia-associated protein KIAA0319-like protein; the encoded protein is MSGHSAKIFLAVSLLWFLLETGALQNFEWSDTCTTLRSRVYKGCMPAGNKSAGSYSMANDVSDIDGCTSACCDSPTCNAVLLYDKKCFLIQCETEDLCAPVCAKTKKYVKAQMVLVRPISINNYDDEEMMADSSLQLPISSVRSCEVGILTDCPLNEVCIPTHPKSRGGVCKCEEGWERKEDEKCVQQSSTGPPSVEHPSPPTEKHLTVSLRSKKIRLPEDKVDISAFTVPAENPGEHYNYDWETVSQPAGSKATKQNAASSTLSLAHLSEGLYQFKVTVTGSGAHGEAFANVSVLPEQRVNQPPVAIVTPAKQNVKLPISEAVLDASSSSDDEGVVSYQWELTQGPLGYALAPVDSPMLQLHNLSIPGEYSFRLTVKDRQGASSQAQAGITVIKETDYPPEANAGSDIIIYLPQTALTLNGNQSKDDRGISSWEWTKNSTSKAVDMQDTRTPYLKLSDLEGGVYTFVLKVTDTAGQSSSAEVHVFVKEPLHLPPSANAGGNITINLPKNWVTLGSEATDDPLTSWKWVQEQGPLPAKFEPPEGNSSRVNATGLTRGTYIFRLSVTDMSSGASVNDSAVVTVLQNQNSPPKAYAGGDLNVSLPLSILKLNGSKSSDDLAVTKWKWTRDDSSLAQGKVLDNSDSSPVLMLSGLIAGQYVFKLRVEDEQGLSSEDQTTVMVNPDPQLKSLVRLTLGASSRTLRQLQLDSLLKQITLLLHGGVTVVVRSVDEEQNTGRACITFLAVKETSSGTNETLGGPHVVKTLRAKLRQDPGLLDLPVALIETVVCQNNCSNHGTCDEATRQCLCEAFWMQDLFSQYFGEGESNCDWSILYVVVGATAILLGLCGFLWIVYCALAPAFKSDPQPIKRSQRRKASYSLLGNAEEDETSMTKISRRMSLSEESDTDSDVLFETRSKSNGSANGKAGRRKC